In Calonectris borealis chromosome 10, bCalBor7.hap1.2, whole genome shotgun sequence, a single genomic region encodes these proteins:
- the LOC142086057 gene encoding cullin-associated NEDD8-dissociated protein 1-like isoform X6, which produces MCYRGRLCSACGRNWSCLFYADIEWFMATNDLMMELQKDSIKLDEDSEKKVVKMLLKLLEDKNGEVQNLAVKCLGPLVGKVKEYQVETIVDTLCTNMLSDKEQLRDISSIGLKTVISELPPASTGSTMTANVCKKITAQLTGAIGKQEDVSVQLEALDILSDMLSRLGGTLYSFHSSILNCLLPQLTSPRLAVRKRAIIALGHLVLTCSGSIFSELTEHLLAELKRNESTSTTRTYIQCVAGISRQAGHRIGEHLEKIIPLIVQYCNVEDDELREYCFQAFESFVRRCPKEIDPHIPNVMGLCLKYITFDPNYNYDNEEVEEMMETENGEDEEQESDDEYSDDDDISWKVRRSAAKCLEAIVSSRHDLLQDFYKTLSPVLISRFKEREENVKADIFSAYISLLKQTLPIQSWLHASDASGKDDVPLTMLQNQVPSIVKALHKQLKEKSVKSRQGCFSLLTELANVLPGCLADHIPALVPGIVFSLADKSSSSNMRIDTLSFLHVLLCNHQPEVFHPHIKSLLPPVVTCIGDPFYKITSEALLVTQQLVKVIRPLDKSCTFDAKPYVKDLFPGTLKRLKAADIDQEVKERAISCMGQIIYSLGDHLSSDLQPTLKIFLERLKNEITRLTTVKALTLIASSPLKIDLRPVLGEGFPILASFLRKNQRALKLSTLTALDILVKNYSDSLKPAMIESVLKELPALITENDMHVSQVAIMFLTTLAKVYPSCISKISGSVLAEIFQLVHSPLLQGGALTAIIDFFQALVLTKMATMGYSELMKQLTAPIYSSGSAGESVTLHKQAYYSVAKCVAALSSACPKEAPAIVNQFIQDVKNPKSSSAVKVLAFLSLAEIGRTMNLSAQRELKTVILEAFTSPNEEVKSAASYALGNISVGNLKEYLPFMLKEIGSQPKRQYLLLHSLKEVISSSPADGLKPYVEDIWALLFKHCECTEEGTRSVVAECLGKLTLVNPSELLPRLKNQLSSGSPHARSTVVTAIKFTIADQPQPIDALLKRCIGDFLKTLQDPDLNVRRVALAMFNSAAHNKPCLIRDLLNAVLPSLYNETKVRRELIREVAAVFFFLFKVEMGPFKHTVDDGLDVRKAAFECMYTLLESCLDRLDIYEYLNHVEDGLKDHYDIRMLTFIMLARLSTLCPNAVLQRLERLIEPLRATCSTKVKAGSVKQEFEKQDELKRSAMRAVAALLTIPEVEKSPVMAEFSSQIRSNPEMASLFESIQKDSASLPASESMDMS; this is translated from the exons ACAAACATGTTATCCGACAAGGAACAGCTGCGGGATATCTCCAGCATTGGACTGAAAACAGTCATCTCTGAGCTGCCGCCAGCTTCTACAG GCTCCACTATGACAGCAAATGTGTGCAAAAAGATCACAGCCCAGCTGACAGGAGCCATTGGCAAGCAGGAGGATGTATCTGTGCAGCTGGAGGCTCTTGACATCCTGTCAGATATGCTGAGCAG ACTAGGGGGAACACTCTACTCTTTCCATTCCTCCATTCTGAactgcctccttccccagctgaCAAGCCCCAGGCTGGCAGTACGTAAAAGGGCTATCATTGCCTTGGGTCATCTTGTCTTGACCTGCAGCGGAAGCATCTTCTCAGAGCTCACAGAGCATCTGCTTGCCGAGCTGAAGAGGAATGAGTCTACTTCTACTACCAGGACATACATTCAATGTGTCGCTGGCATCAGTAGGCAGGCTGGACACCGCATAG GAGAACATCTGGAGAAGATAATTCCTCTGATTGTTCAGTACTGCAACGTGGAAGATGACGAGCTGAGAGAGTACTGCTTTCAGGCCTTCGAGTCTTTTGTGAGAAG GTGCCCAAAGGAAATTGACCCTCACATCCCTAATGTGATGGGGTTATGTTTGAAGTACATCACCTTTGATCCAAACTACAACTATGATAATGAGGAAGTGGAAGAGATGATGGAAACTGAAAATGGGGAGGATGAAGAGCAAG AAAGCGATGATGAGTACAGCGACGATGATGACATCAGCTGGAAAGTCCGCAGGTCTGCAGCAAAGTGCCTGGAGGCCATTGTGAGCAGCAGGCACGATCTCCTTCAGGACTTCTACAAAACTCTTTCCCCAGTCTTGATAAGCAGAttcaaagagagagaggagaatgtCAAAGCTGACATCTTCAGCGCTTATATCTCCTTGCTGAAGCAAACGCTGCCCATCCAGAGCTGGCTGCATGCTTCAGATGCCTCTGGCAAAGACGACGTTCCCCTGACAATGCTTCAGAACCAG GTCCCCAGCATCGTCAAGGCCTTGCACAAGCAGCTCAAAGAAAAGAGCGTCAAATCAAGACAGGGTTGTTTCAGCCTCCTGACAGAACTGGCCAATGTTCTTCCCGGCTGCCTGGCAGATCACATCCCTGCACTAGTCCCTG GTATTGTTTTCTCCTTGGCTGATAAATCCAGCTCCTCCAACATGAGGATTGATACACTGTCTTTCCTTCATGTTCTTCTTTGCAACCACCAGCCAGAGGTATTTCATCCTCATATCAAAAGCCTGCTGCCTCCTGTTGTGACCTGTATTGGAGACCCCTTTTATAAGATCACTTCAGAAGCTCTGCTGGTTACTCAGCAACTTGTGAAAGTTATCAGGCCTTTGGACAAATCTTGCACTTTTGATGCCAAGCCCTATGTGAAGGATCTTTTCCCTGGTACTCTGAAGCGACTGAAGGCAGCTGACATCGACCAGGAGGTGAAAGAACGTGCTATTTCCTGCATGGGACAAATCATTTACAGTCTGGGAGACCATTTAAGCAGTGATCTCCAGCCAACCTTGAAGATATTTCTAGAGAGGCTCAAAAATGAAATCACCAGATTgacaacagtcaaagcattaaccTTAATTGCTAGTTCTCCACTTAAAATAGATTTGAGACCCGTTCTAGGGGAAGGTTTCCCCATTCTAGCTTCCTTCTTGAGAAAGAATCAACGTGCCTTGAAACTGAGCACTCTGACTGCTCTGGACATCCTGGTGAAGAACTACAGTGACAGCCTCAAGCCTGCCATGATAGAGTCTGTCCTAAAGGAGCTCCCTGCTTTAATTACTGAGAATGACATGCATGTTTCCCAGGTGGCTATCATGTTCCTTACTACGTTAGCTAAGGTTTATCCATCCTGCATCTCTAAGATCAGCGGTTCGGTTCTTGCTGAAATCTTTCAGCTTGTCCACTCGCCTTTGCTCCAAGGAGGGGCACTGACCGCTATCATAGACTTCTTCCAGGCTCTGGTTCTGACGAAGATGGCCACCATGGGTTACTCGGAGCTGATGAAGCAGCTGACTGCGCCTATTTACTCCTCGGGTTCAGCCGGGGAATCAGTGACGTTACACAAACAGGCGTATTACTCTGTCGCAAAGTGCGTGGCAGCCCTTTCCTCAGCCTGTCCAAAGGAAGCCCCTGCGATAGTGAACCAGTTTATCCAGGatgtaaaaaaccccaagtcCAGCTCTGCTGTTAAAGTGCTAGCTTTCCTTTCACTGGCAGAGATAGGGCGCACCATGAACCTCAGTGCTCAGAGAGAGCTCAAAACAGTCATCCTGGAAGCGTTCACCTCCCCCAACGAAGAGGTGAAATCTGCTGCTTCCTATGCGTTGGGGAACATCAGTGTTGGGAATCTTAAGGAGTATCTTCCCTTCATGCTGAAAGAGATCGGAAGCCAGCCCAAGAGACAGTACCTCCTGCTGCACTCTCTAAAAGAAGTCATCAGCTCCTCCCCGGCCGATGGCCTCAAACCTTACGTGGAGGAtatttgggctctgcttttcaagCACTGTGAGTGCACGGAGGAAGGGACGCGCAGTGTGGTGGCTGAATGCTTGGGGAAGCTGACTTTGGTGAATCCCTCTGAGCTGCTGCCCCGGTTGAAAAACCAGCTGTCATCAG GCTCTCCACATGCCCGGAGCACGGTGGTAACTGCAATCAAATTCACAATTGCAGACCAGCCTCAGCCTATTGATGCTCTCCTGAAACGCTGCATAG GTGACTTCTTAAAAACTCTTCAGGATCCAGACCTGAATGTTCGACGTGTGGCTTTAGCCATGTTTAATTCTGCTGCTCACAACAAACCTTGTTTAATCCGAGATTTACTAAACGCAGTTCTCCCCAGCCTCTATAACGAAACGAAGGTCAGAAGGGAACTCATCCGGGAG gtggcagctgtattttttttcttgtttaaggtAGAAATGGGGCCGTTCAAGCACACCGTGGATGATGGCCTTGACGTGAGGAAAGCTGCTTTTGAATGCATGTATAccctgctggaaagctgccttGACCGACTGGATATCTATGAGTACCTCAACCATGTGGAGGATGGACTGAAGGATCACTACGACATTCGG ATGCTGACGTTCATAATGTTAGCTCGGCTGTCCACCCTCTGTCCCAACGCCGTGCTGCAACGACTCGAGCGGCTGATTGAGCCACTCCGGGCAACTTGCTCCACGAAG GTAAAAGCTGGTTCCGTGAAGCAGGAGTTCGAGAAGCAGGATGAACTGAAGCGATCCGCCATGAGAGCAGTAGCTGCCCTCCTGACCATCCCTGAAGTAGAGAAAAGTCCAGTGATGGCCGAGTTCTCATCTCAGATCAGATCCAATCCTGAAATGGCGTCACTTTTCGAAAGCATTCAGAAAGATTCTGCTTCCCTACCCGCCTCAGAGTCGATGGACATGAGCTAA
- the LOC142086057 gene encoding cullin-associated NEDD8-dissociated protein 1-like isoform X1 — translation MCYRGRLCSACGRNWSCLFYADIEWFMATNDLMMELQKDSIKLDEDSEKKVVKMLLKLLEDKNGEVQNLAVKCLGPLVGKVKEYQVETIVDTLCTNMLSDKEQLRDISSIGLKTVISELPPASTGSTMTANVCKKITAQLTGAIGKQEDVSVQLEALDILSDMLSRLGGTLYSFHSSILNCLLPQLTSPRLAVRKRAIIALGHLVLTCSGSIFSELTEHLLAELKRNESTSTTRTYIQCVAGISRQAGHRIGEHLEKIIPLIVQYCNVEDDELREYCFQAFESFVRRSVTLVLGGFLSKRELPHSWCPKEIDPHIPNVMGLCLKYITFDPNYNYDNEEVEEMMETENGEDEEQESDDEYSDDDDISWKVRRSAAKCLEAIVSSRHDLLQDFYKTLSPVLISRFKEREENVKADIFSAYISLLKQTLPIQSWLHASDASGKDDVPLTMLQNQVPSIVKALHKQLKEKSVKSRQGCFSLLTELANVLPGCLADHIPALVPGKLVRGLGVKEQGWLSPLLTCIVFSLADKSSSSNMRIDTLSFLHVLLCNHQPEVFHPHIKSLLPPVVTCIGDPFYKITSEALLVTQQLVKVIRPLDKSCTFDAKPYVKDLFPGTLKRLKAADIDQEVKERAISCMGQIIYSLGDHLSSDLQPTLKIFLERLKNEITRLTTVKALTLIASSPLKIDLRPVLGEGFPILASFLRKNQRALKLSTLTALDILVKNYSDSLKPAMIESVLKELPALITENDMHVSQVAIMFLTTLAKVYPSCISKISGSVLAEIFQLVHSPLLQGGALTAIIDFFQALVLTKMATMGYSELMKQLTAPIYSSGSAGESVTLHKQAYYSVAKCVAALSSACPKEAPAIVNQFIQDVKNPKSSSAVKVLAFLSLAEIGRTMNLSAQRELKTVILEAFTSPNEEVKSAASYALGNISVGNLKEYLPFMLKEIGSQPKRQYLLLHSLKEVISSSPADGLKPYVEDIWALLFKHCECTEEGTRSVVAECLGKLTLVNPSELLPRLKNQLSSGSPHARSTVVTAIKFTIADQPQPIDALLKRCIGDFLKTLQDPDLNVRRVALAMFNSAAHNKPCLIRDLLNAVLPSLYNETKVRRELIREVAAVFFFLFKVEMGPFKHTVDDGLDVRKAAFECMYTLLESCLDRLDIYEYLNHVEDGLKDHYDIRMLTFIMLARLSTLCPNAVLQRLERLIEPLRATCSTKVKAGSVKQEFEKQDELKRSAMRAVAALLTIPEVEKSPVMAEFSSQIRSNPEMASLFESIQKDSASLPASESMDMS, via the exons ACAAACATGTTATCCGACAAGGAACAGCTGCGGGATATCTCCAGCATTGGACTGAAAACAGTCATCTCTGAGCTGCCGCCAGCTTCTACAG GCTCCACTATGACAGCAAATGTGTGCAAAAAGATCACAGCCCAGCTGACAGGAGCCATTGGCAAGCAGGAGGATGTATCTGTGCAGCTGGAGGCTCTTGACATCCTGTCAGATATGCTGAGCAG ACTAGGGGGAACACTCTACTCTTTCCATTCCTCCATTCTGAactgcctccttccccagctgaCAAGCCCCAGGCTGGCAGTACGTAAAAGGGCTATCATTGCCTTGGGTCATCTTGTCTTGACCTGCAGCGGAAGCATCTTCTCAGAGCTCACAGAGCATCTGCTTGCCGAGCTGAAGAGGAATGAGTCTACTTCTACTACCAGGACATACATTCAATGTGTCGCTGGCATCAGTAGGCAGGCTGGACACCGCATAG GAGAACATCTGGAGAAGATAATTCCTCTGATTGTTCAGTACTGCAACGTGGAAGATGACGAGCTGAGAGAGTACTGCTTTCAGGCCTTCGAGTCTTTTGTGAGAAG GAGTGTAACTCTTGTCCTTGGAGGATTCCTCAGCAAGAGGGAACTGCCTCACTCCTG GTGCCCAAAGGAAATTGACCCTCACATCCCTAATGTGATGGGGTTATGTTTGAAGTACATCACCTTTGATCCAAACTACAACTATGATAATGAGGAAGTGGAAGAGATGATGGAAACTGAAAATGGGGAGGATGAAGAGCAAG AAAGCGATGATGAGTACAGCGACGATGATGACATCAGCTGGAAAGTCCGCAGGTCTGCAGCAAAGTGCCTGGAGGCCATTGTGAGCAGCAGGCACGATCTCCTTCAGGACTTCTACAAAACTCTTTCCCCAGTCTTGATAAGCAGAttcaaagagagagaggagaatgtCAAAGCTGACATCTTCAGCGCTTATATCTCCTTGCTGAAGCAAACGCTGCCCATCCAGAGCTGGCTGCATGCTTCAGATGCCTCTGGCAAAGACGACGTTCCCCTGACAATGCTTCAGAACCAG GTCCCCAGCATCGTCAAGGCCTTGCACAAGCAGCTCAAAGAAAAGAGCGTCAAATCAAGACAGGGTTGTTTCAGCCTCCTGACAGAACTGGCCAATGTTCTTCCCGGCTGCCTGGCAGATCACATCCCTGCACTAGTCCCTGGTAAACTTGTCCGTGGTCTGGGGGTGAAGGAGCAGGGTTGGCTCAGTCCACTCCTAACAT GTATTGTTTTCTCCTTGGCTGATAAATCCAGCTCCTCCAACATGAGGATTGATACACTGTCTTTCCTTCATGTTCTTCTTTGCAACCACCAGCCAGAGGTATTTCATCCTCATATCAAAAGCCTGCTGCCTCCTGTTGTGACCTGTATTGGAGACCCCTTTTATAAGATCACTTCAGAAGCTCTGCTGGTTACTCAGCAACTTGTGAAAGTTATCAGGCCTTTGGACAAATCTTGCACTTTTGATGCCAAGCCCTATGTGAAGGATCTTTTCCCTGGTACTCTGAAGCGACTGAAGGCAGCTGACATCGACCAGGAGGTGAAAGAACGTGCTATTTCCTGCATGGGACAAATCATTTACAGTCTGGGAGACCATTTAAGCAGTGATCTCCAGCCAACCTTGAAGATATTTCTAGAGAGGCTCAAAAATGAAATCACCAGATTgacaacagtcaaagcattaaccTTAATTGCTAGTTCTCCACTTAAAATAGATTTGAGACCCGTTCTAGGGGAAGGTTTCCCCATTCTAGCTTCCTTCTTGAGAAAGAATCAACGTGCCTTGAAACTGAGCACTCTGACTGCTCTGGACATCCTGGTGAAGAACTACAGTGACAGCCTCAAGCCTGCCATGATAGAGTCTGTCCTAAAGGAGCTCCCTGCTTTAATTACTGAGAATGACATGCATGTTTCCCAGGTGGCTATCATGTTCCTTACTACGTTAGCTAAGGTTTATCCATCCTGCATCTCTAAGATCAGCGGTTCGGTTCTTGCTGAAATCTTTCAGCTTGTCCACTCGCCTTTGCTCCAAGGAGGGGCACTGACCGCTATCATAGACTTCTTCCAGGCTCTGGTTCTGACGAAGATGGCCACCATGGGTTACTCGGAGCTGATGAAGCAGCTGACTGCGCCTATTTACTCCTCGGGTTCAGCCGGGGAATCAGTGACGTTACACAAACAGGCGTATTACTCTGTCGCAAAGTGCGTGGCAGCCCTTTCCTCAGCCTGTCCAAAGGAAGCCCCTGCGATAGTGAACCAGTTTATCCAGGatgtaaaaaaccccaagtcCAGCTCTGCTGTTAAAGTGCTAGCTTTCCTTTCACTGGCAGAGATAGGGCGCACCATGAACCTCAGTGCTCAGAGAGAGCTCAAAACAGTCATCCTGGAAGCGTTCACCTCCCCCAACGAAGAGGTGAAATCTGCTGCTTCCTATGCGTTGGGGAACATCAGTGTTGGGAATCTTAAGGAGTATCTTCCCTTCATGCTGAAAGAGATCGGAAGCCAGCCCAAGAGACAGTACCTCCTGCTGCACTCTCTAAAAGAAGTCATCAGCTCCTCCCCGGCCGATGGCCTCAAACCTTACGTGGAGGAtatttgggctctgcttttcaagCACTGTGAGTGCACGGAGGAAGGGACGCGCAGTGTGGTGGCTGAATGCTTGGGGAAGCTGACTTTGGTGAATCCCTCTGAGCTGCTGCCCCGGTTGAAAAACCAGCTGTCATCAG GCTCTCCACATGCCCGGAGCACGGTGGTAACTGCAATCAAATTCACAATTGCAGACCAGCCTCAGCCTATTGATGCTCTCCTGAAACGCTGCATAG GTGACTTCTTAAAAACTCTTCAGGATCCAGACCTGAATGTTCGACGTGTGGCTTTAGCCATGTTTAATTCTGCTGCTCACAACAAACCTTGTTTAATCCGAGATTTACTAAACGCAGTTCTCCCCAGCCTCTATAACGAAACGAAGGTCAGAAGGGAACTCATCCGGGAG gtggcagctgtattttttttcttgtttaaggtAGAAATGGGGCCGTTCAAGCACACCGTGGATGATGGCCTTGACGTGAGGAAAGCTGCTTTTGAATGCATGTATAccctgctggaaagctgccttGACCGACTGGATATCTATGAGTACCTCAACCATGTGGAGGATGGACTGAAGGATCACTACGACATTCGG ATGCTGACGTTCATAATGTTAGCTCGGCTGTCCACCCTCTGTCCCAACGCCGTGCTGCAACGACTCGAGCGGCTGATTGAGCCACTCCGGGCAACTTGCTCCACGAAG GTAAAAGCTGGTTCCGTGAAGCAGGAGTTCGAGAAGCAGGATGAACTGAAGCGATCCGCCATGAGAGCAGTAGCTGCCCTCCTGACCATCCCTGAAGTAGAGAAAAGTCCAGTGATGGCCGAGTTCTCATCTCAGATCAGATCCAATCCTGAAATGGCGTCACTTTTCGAAAGCATTCAGAAAGATTCTGCTTCCCTACCCGCCTCAGAGTCGATGGACATGAGCTAA
- the LOC142086057 gene encoding cullin-associated NEDD8-dissociated protein 1-like isoform X3 — MCYRGRLCSACGRNWSCLFYADIEWFMATNDLMMELQKDSIKLDEDSEKKVVKMLLKLLEDKNGEVQNLAVKCLGPLVGKVKEYQVETIVDTLCTNMLSDKEQLRDISSIGLKTVISELPPASTGSTMTANVCKKITAQLTGAIGKQEDVSVQLEALDILSDMLSRLGGTLYSFHSSILNCLLPQLTSPRLAVRKRAIIALGHLVLTCSGSIFSELTEHLLAELKRNESTSTTRTYIQCVAGISRQAGHRIGEHLEKIIPLIVQYCNVEDDELREYCFQAFESFVRRSVTLVLGGFLSKRELPHSWCPKEIDPHIPNVMGLCLKYITFDPNYNYDNEEVEEMMETENGEDEEQESDDEYSDDDDISWKVRRSAAKCLEAIVSSRHDLLQDFYKTLSPVLISRFKEREENVKADIFSAYISLLKQTLPIQSWLHASDASGKDDVPLTMLQNQVPSIVKALHKQLKEKSVKSRQGCFSLLTELANVLPGCLADHIPALVPGKLVRGLGVKEQGWLSPLLTCIVFSLADKSSSSNMRIDTLSFLHVLLCNHQPEVFHPHIKSLLPPVVTCIGDPFYKITSEALLVTQQLVKVIRPLDKSCTFDAKPYVKDLFPGTLKRLKAADIDQEVKERAISCMGQIIYSLGDHLSSDLQPTLKIFLERLKNEITRLTTVKALTLIASSPLKIDLRPVLGEGFPILASFLRKNQRALKLSTLTALDILVKNYSDSLKPAMIESVLKELPALITENDMHVSQVAIMFLTTLAKVYPSCISKISGSVLAEIFQLVHSPLLQGGALTAIIDFFQALVLTKMATMGYSELMKQLTAPIYSSGSAGESVTLHKQAYYSVAKCVAALSSACPKEAPAIVNQFIQDVKNPKSSSAVKVLAFLSLAEIGRTMNLSAQRELKTVILEAFTSPNEEVKSAASYALGNISVGNLKEYLPFMLKEIGSQPKRQYLLLHSLKEVISSSPADGLKPYVEDIWALLFKHCECTEEGTRSVVAECLGKLTLVNPSELLPRLKNQLSSGSPHARSTVVTAIKFTIADQPQPIDALLKRCIGDFLKTLQDPDLNVRRVALAMFNSAAHNKPCLIRDLLNAVLPSLYNETKVRRELIREVEMGPFKHTVDDGLDVRKAAFECMYTLLESCLDRLDIYEYLNHVEDGLKDHYDIRMLTFIMLARLSTLCPNAVLQRLERLIEPLRATCSTKVKAGSVKQEFEKQDELKRSAMRAVAALLTIPEVEKSPVMAEFSSQIRSNPEMASLFESIQKDSASLPASESMDMS; from the exons ACAAACATGTTATCCGACAAGGAACAGCTGCGGGATATCTCCAGCATTGGACTGAAAACAGTCATCTCTGAGCTGCCGCCAGCTTCTACAG GCTCCACTATGACAGCAAATGTGTGCAAAAAGATCACAGCCCAGCTGACAGGAGCCATTGGCAAGCAGGAGGATGTATCTGTGCAGCTGGAGGCTCTTGACATCCTGTCAGATATGCTGAGCAG ACTAGGGGGAACACTCTACTCTTTCCATTCCTCCATTCTGAactgcctccttccccagctgaCAAGCCCCAGGCTGGCAGTACGTAAAAGGGCTATCATTGCCTTGGGTCATCTTGTCTTGACCTGCAGCGGAAGCATCTTCTCAGAGCTCACAGAGCATCTGCTTGCCGAGCTGAAGAGGAATGAGTCTACTTCTACTACCAGGACATACATTCAATGTGTCGCTGGCATCAGTAGGCAGGCTGGACACCGCATAG GAGAACATCTGGAGAAGATAATTCCTCTGATTGTTCAGTACTGCAACGTGGAAGATGACGAGCTGAGAGAGTACTGCTTTCAGGCCTTCGAGTCTTTTGTGAGAAG GAGTGTAACTCTTGTCCTTGGAGGATTCCTCAGCAAGAGGGAACTGCCTCACTCCTG GTGCCCAAAGGAAATTGACCCTCACATCCCTAATGTGATGGGGTTATGTTTGAAGTACATCACCTTTGATCCAAACTACAACTATGATAATGAGGAAGTGGAAGAGATGATGGAAACTGAAAATGGGGAGGATGAAGAGCAAG AAAGCGATGATGAGTACAGCGACGATGATGACATCAGCTGGAAAGTCCGCAGGTCTGCAGCAAAGTGCCTGGAGGCCATTGTGAGCAGCAGGCACGATCTCCTTCAGGACTTCTACAAAACTCTTTCCCCAGTCTTGATAAGCAGAttcaaagagagagaggagaatgtCAAAGCTGACATCTTCAGCGCTTATATCTCCTTGCTGAAGCAAACGCTGCCCATCCAGAGCTGGCTGCATGCTTCAGATGCCTCTGGCAAAGACGACGTTCCCCTGACAATGCTTCAGAACCAG GTCCCCAGCATCGTCAAGGCCTTGCACAAGCAGCTCAAAGAAAAGAGCGTCAAATCAAGACAGGGTTGTTTCAGCCTCCTGACAGAACTGGCCAATGTTCTTCCCGGCTGCCTGGCAGATCACATCCCTGCACTAGTCCCTGGTAAACTTGTCCGTGGTCTGGGGGTGAAGGAGCAGGGTTGGCTCAGTCCACTCCTAACAT GTATTGTTTTCTCCTTGGCTGATAAATCCAGCTCCTCCAACATGAGGATTGATACACTGTCTTTCCTTCATGTTCTTCTTTGCAACCACCAGCCAGAGGTATTTCATCCTCATATCAAAAGCCTGCTGCCTCCTGTTGTGACCTGTATTGGAGACCCCTTTTATAAGATCACTTCAGAAGCTCTGCTGGTTACTCAGCAACTTGTGAAAGTTATCAGGCCTTTGGACAAATCTTGCACTTTTGATGCCAAGCCCTATGTGAAGGATCTTTTCCCTGGTACTCTGAAGCGACTGAAGGCAGCTGACATCGACCAGGAGGTGAAAGAACGTGCTATTTCCTGCATGGGACAAATCATTTACAGTCTGGGAGACCATTTAAGCAGTGATCTCCAGCCAACCTTGAAGATATTTCTAGAGAGGCTCAAAAATGAAATCACCAGATTgacaacagtcaaagcattaaccTTAATTGCTAGTTCTCCACTTAAAATAGATTTGAGACCCGTTCTAGGGGAAGGTTTCCCCATTCTAGCTTCCTTCTTGAGAAAGAATCAACGTGCCTTGAAACTGAGCACTCTGACTGCTCTGGACATCCTGGTGAAGAACTACAGTGACAGCCTCAAGCCTGCCATGATAGAGTCTGTCCTAAAGGAGCTCCCTGCTTTAATTACTGAGAATGACATGCATGTTTCCCAGGTGGCTATCATGTTCCTTACTACGTTAGCTAAGGTTTATCCATCCTGCATCTCTAAGATCAGCGGTTCGGTTCTTGCTGAAATCTTTCAGCTTGTCCACTCGCCTTTGCTCCAAGGAGGGGCACTGACCGCTATCATAGACTTCTTCCAGGCTCTGGTTCTGACGAAGATGGCCACCATGGGTTACTCGGAGCTGATGAAGCAGCTGACTGCGCCTATTTACTCCTCGGGTTCAGCCGGGGAATCAGTGACGTTACACAAACAGGCGTATTACTCTGTCGCAAAGTGCGTGGCAGCCCTTTCCTCAGCCTGTCCAAAGGAAGCCCCTGCGATAGTGAACCAGTTTATCCAGGatgtaaaaaaccccaagtcCAGCTCTGCTGTTAAAGTGCTAGCTTTCCTTTCACTGGCAGAGATAGGGCGCACCATGAACCTCAGTGCTCAGAGAGAGCTCAAAACAGTCATCCTGGAAGCGTTCACCTCCCCCAACGAAGAGGTGAAATCTGCTGCTTCCTATGCGTTGGGGAACATCAGTGTTGGGAATCTTAAGGAGTATCTTCCCTTCATGCTGAAAGAGATCGGAAGCCAGCCCAAGAGACAGTACCTCCTGCTGCACTCTCTAAAAGAAGTCATCAGCTCCTCCCCGGCCGATGGCCTCAAACCTTACGTGGAGGAtatttgggctctgcttttcaagCACTGTGAGTGCACGGAGGAAGGGACGCGCAGTGTGGTGGCTGAATGCTTGGGGAAGCTGACTTTGGTGAATCCCTCTGAGCTGCTGCCCCGGTTGAAAAACCAGCTGTCATCAG GCTCTCCACATGCCCGGAGCACGGTGGTAACTGCAATCAAATTCACAATTGCAGACCAGCCTCAGCCTATTGATGCTCTCCTGAAACGCTGCATAG GTGACTTCTTAAAAACTCTTCAGGATCCAGACCTGAATGTTCGACGTGTGGCTTTAGCCATGTTTAATTCTGCTGCTCACAACAAACCTTGTTTAATCCGAGATTTACTAAACGCAGTTCTCCCCAGCCTCTATAACGAAACGAAGGTCAGAAGGGAACTCATCCGGGAG gtAGAAATGGGGCCGTTCAAGCACACCGTGGATGATGGCCTTGACGTGAGGAAAGCTGCTTTTGAATGCATGTATAccctgctggaaagctgccttGACCGACTGGATATCTATGAGTACCTCAACCATGTGGAGGATGGACTGAAGGATCACTACGACATTCGG ATGCTGACGTTCATAATGTTAGCTCGGCTGTCCACCCTCTGTCCCAACGCCGTGCTGCAACGACTCGAGCGGCTGATTGAGCCACTCCGGGCAACTTGCTCCACGAAG GTAAAAGCTGGTTCCGTGAAGCAGGAGTTCGAGAAGCAGGATGAACTGAAGCGATCCGCCATGAGAGCAGTAGCTGCCCTCCTGACCATCCCTGAAGTAGAGAAAAGTCCAGTGATGGCCGAGTTCTCATCTCAGATCAGATCCAATCCTGAAATGGCGTCACTTTTCGAAAGCATTCAGAAAGATTCTGCTTCCCTACCCGCCTCAGAGTCGATGGACATGAGCTAA